In a genomic window of Xenopus laevis strain J_2021 chromosome 5S, Xenopus_laevis_v10.1, whole genome shotgun sequence:
- the LOC108718220 gene encoding eotaxin: MTAQKTMLRVLMLALTLLSLGLLSSGQSEIDYRRPIKVNIECCTAVSKARIRYPITSYKEQSAANLCVDAIIFRTSNHGSFCVDPKAKWVLKKLKKLNNGESKAPRKPKKGRKNQKKKKPKQSRATVKPSWFPLTTTATAPVLT, encoded by the exons ATGACAGCACAAAAAACAATGCTGAGAGTCCTGATGCTGGCGTTGACTCTGCTCTCCTTGGGCCTGCTGTCCTCCGGGCAATCAGAGATTGACT ACCGCAGACCCATTAAAGTCAACATTGAGTGCTGCACGGCTGTTTCCAAGGCCAGGATTCGATATCCAATCACTAGCTACAAGGAGCAATCTGCAGCCAATCTCTGCGTGGATGCTATTAT attCCGGACTTCCAACCATGGATCATTTTGCGTTGACCCAAAAGCCAAATGGGTGCTTAAAAAGTTAAAGAAACTTAACAATGGGGAAAGCAAAGCACCTCGAAAACCAAAGAAGGGAaggaaaaatcagaagaaaaagaaaccaaaacAATCAAGGGCT ACTGTAAAACCATCTTGGTTTCCTCTGACAACAACAGCAACTGCTCCAGTACTGACATAA